The following proteins come from a genomic window of Trifolium pratense cultivar HEN17-A07 linkage group LG4, ARS_RC_1.1, whole genome shotgun sequence:
- the LOC123922542 gene encoding uncharacterized protein LOC123922542: MESLNWCIASLKIHVMSDPWLRGNGERWIPSPQPEGMFNLFVRDLMVDNYKAWNVTKIRMLFPVQVAERIIATPLIGSVYVDKMVWEEEQNGCYSVKSGYKLAMKCIFRNDKYHVKGNWKEIWKAHAPHKARHLLWRLCRGCIPTRRRLLERHVDCDVHCPLCEDEVEDDVHAFFTCASAQSSWQAAGLSSVLGSTACQQGSAADRVFALCRNEDYATIGRVAMLLWSIWLNRNDKIWNDNVRSPNQIGRAAFDQWNEWIAVHKLRSNDDHDVPVVSTIRWKKSRIGWLKCNVDATFFVGAGRTAMGACFRDNSGEFMAGITQWQQLTLSTEEGEAWALLQAMNEAKSFTYLVAEF, encoded by the coding sequence ATGGAGTCATTGAATTGGTGCATTGCAAGTCTCAAGATACACGTCATGTCGGATCCTTGGTTACGTGGGAATGGAGAACGCTGGATTCCTTCACCTCAACCTGAAGGAATGTTTAACTTATTTGTTAGGGACCTGATGGTAGATAATTATAAAGCTTGGAATGTGACTAAAATTCGCATGTTATTCCCAGTCCAGGTGGCAGAGAGGATTATTGCGACACCTCTCATTGGGTCGGTTTATGTGGATAAAATGGTTTGGGAGGAGGAACAAAATGGGTGTTACTCTGTCAAATCCGGGTACAAGCTTGCTATGAAGTGTATTTTCCGTAATGATAAATACCATGTGAAAGGTAAttggaaagaaatatggaaagCGCATGCTCCACATAAAGCGCGTCATCTTCTTTGGCGATTATGTAGGGGATGTATTCCAACGAGGCGTCGGTTATTAGAACGTCATGTTGATTGTGATGTTCATTGTCCATTATGTGAAGATGAGGTAGAAGATGATGTACACGCTTTTTTCACCTGCGCTTCTGCTCAATCCAGTTGGCAAGCAGCTGGACTGTCATCTGTCTTGGGTTCCACAGCTTGTCAGCAAGGTAGTGCGGCAGATAGAGTGTTTGCCTTGTGTCGGAATGAGGATTACGCTACTATAGGTAGAGTGGCTATGCTGTTATGGAGTATATGGCTTAACcggaatgataaaatttggaatgatAATGTTAGAAGCCCAAACCAAATTGGCCGGGCTGCGTTTGATCAGTGGAATGAGTGGATTGCCGTCCATAAATTGCGAAGTAACGATGATCATGATGTTCCGGTTGTCAGCACCATTCGGTGGAAAAAGTCTCGTATAGGATGGTTAaagtgcaatgtagatgcaACATTTTTTGTCGGTGCAGGTAGGACCGCGATGGGTGCTTGTTTTCGTGATAATTCTGGTGAGTTTATGGCTGGGATTACGCAGTGGCAGCAACTGACTTTATCAACAGAGGAGGGTGAAGCATGGGCACTATTGCAAgctatgaatgaagctaaga
- the LOC123922543 gene encoding probable transcription factor At5g61620, producing the protein MEWFTWDNDKSFEENLLESPEEILEGQSLVPRQLAAEVKEHTQMIEEGNFELPLPTHKYDCIPKYNTSTDVNKVPPLMKKIKKVQHWKEEEHRLFLEGLEKYGKGNWKAISKYVGTKSYTQVASHAQKYFIRVDQQNVDSSKKSKRRSKFDTTLWNGNFHPLLDRDYIPPPPPNVETQPIVEQLLQQFQQAQKAL; encoded by the exons ATGGAGTGGTTTACATGGGATAATGATAAAAGCTTCGAGGAAAACCTTTTAGAATCTCCAGAAGAGATACTTGAGGGACAATCTCTTGTTCCCAGACAATTAGCGGCCGAAGTAAAGGAGCACACTCAAATGATCGAGGAAGGTAATTTCGAGTTGCCAttgccaacacacaaatatgaTTGTATTCCAAAATACAATACTTCGACGGATGTGAACAAAGTTCCTCCACTTatgaaaaaaatcaagaaaGTGCAACATTGGAAAGAAGAAGAACACAG GTTATTTCTCGAGGGGCTCGAGAAGTATGGCAAGGGAAATTGGAAAGCTATTTCAAAGTATGTTGGCACAAAATCTTATACTCAAGTTGCTAGCCATGCTCAAAAGTATTTCATTCGAGTTGATCAACAAAATGTTGATTCATCAAAAAAGAGTAAAAGAAGAAGTAAATTTGACACTACCTTATGGAACGGAAATTTCCACCCTCTTCTCGATAGGGACTAcattcctcctcctcctccaaatGTTGAGACACAACCAATTGTAGAGCAGTTACTGCAACAATTTCAACAAGCTCAAAAAGCATTGTAG